A single Glycine soja cultivar W05 chromosome 14, ASM419377v2, whole genome shotgun sequence DNA region contains:
- the LOC114383694 gene encoding F-box protein PP2-B10-like: MELQDLPEGCIAKILSYTTPVDVCRLSLVSKAFRSAAESDTVWDCFLLSDFTSIIPISSTSKKDLYFTLSDHPTIIHQGRKSVQLDKRTGKKCCMLSARNLTIIWGDTVQHWEWTSLPESRFQEVAMLQAVCWFDISGSINTLTLSSNTHYATFLVFKMINASGFHYHPTVLSVGVLGGNSNTKYVCLDPNLKGNHRLQELQFPKVRSDGWLEIEMGEFFNSGQEEKQVQMKVMETTSHIWKCGFILEGIEIRPKHV, from the exons ATGGAGTTGCAAGATTTGCCAGAAGGATGCATTGCAAAAATACTGTCATACACCACTCCTGTGGATGTATGCAGGCTCTCCTTAGTTTCCAAAGCCTTTCGTTCTGCAGCTGAATCAGACACTGTGTGGGATTGTTTTCTCCTTTCCGATTTCACCTCTATCATTCCTATTTCCTCTACCTCTAAGAAGGATCTCTATTTCACTCTCTCAGACCATCCCACCATCATCCACCAGGGTAGAAAA AGTGTTCAATTGGACAAAAGGACCGGAAAGAAGTGTTGCATGCTTTCCGCTAGAAATCTGACCATTATATGGGGTGATACTGTTCAACATTGGGAGTGGACAAGCCTGCCAGAGTCCAG GTTCCAAGAAGTTGCTATGCTTCAGGCTGTGTGCTGGTTTGACATTAGTGGGAGCATAAATACTCTTACCTTGTCCTCAAATACTCATTATGCAACTTTTCTTGTGTTCAAGATGATCAATGCCAGTGGATTTCACTACCATCCTACAGTGTTATCAGTAGGTGTTTTAGGAGGCAATAGCAATACTAAATATGTTTGTTTGGATCCCAACTTAAAAGGCAATCATCGCTTACAAGAATTACAATTTCCTAAAGTGAGAAGTGATGGGTGGTTGGAGATTGAGATGGGAGAGTTCTTCAATTCTGGCCAAGAAGAAAAACAGGTGCAAATGAAAGTCATGGAGACAACAAGTCATATCTGGAAGTGTGGTTTCATTCTTGAAGGAATAGAAATTAGGCCTAAACATGTCTGA
- the LOC114384710 gene encoding tubby-like F-box protein 5 isoform X2, with translation MSKLLLAAKKIRRATCTEFIISLVADDFSRACDTYVGKLRSNFLGTKFTILDGEPPHDSSLPLNCKLQQRVHLKQVLPNKVSAANYKVATVSYELNVLRTRGPRRMRCMMHLIPISAIQEGGNAPTPLKFTNYLNDYASTTIPDTKGKKPEVVEFDSTGTDNTPESIQRAREPLILKNKAPRWHEQLQCWCLNFKGRVTVASVKNFQLVAAAEPCQNVSAAEQEKVILQFGKIGKDIFTMDYRYPLSAFQAFAICLSSFDTKPACE, from the exons ATGAGCAAACTGTTACTGGCAGCAAAGAAGATTAGACGGGCAACATGTACAGAATTTATAATATCATTGGTTGCCGATGATTTCTCTCGGGCTTGCGACACTTATGTTGGAAAGCTGAG GTCTAATTTTCTGGGCACCAAGTTTACAATCTTGGATGGGGAGCCCCCGCATGATTCTTCACTTCCACTGAATTGCAAGTTGCAGCAAAGAGTCCATCTGAAGCAGGTACTTCCTAATAAGGTTTCTGCTGCTAACTACAAAGTGGCCACAGTATCTTATGAACTCAATGTCCTCCGAACAAGAGGTCCAAGGCGAATGCGGTGTATGATGCACTTAATCCCCATATCTGcaatccaagaaggagggaatgccCCTACTCCTTTGAAGTTTACCAATTATCTTAATGATTACGCATCTACCACCATCCCAGACACAAAAGGAAAGAAACCAGAAGTTGTTGAGTTTGACTCAACTGGCACTGATAATACTCCAGAATCAATCCAGAGGGCAAGGGAaccattgattttgaaaaacaaagctCCTAGATGGCACGAACAACTGCAATGTTGGTGCTTGAATTTCAAGGGAAGGGTTACAGTGGCCTCTGTGAAGAACTTCCAGCTTGTAGCAGCTGCTGAACCATGCCAAAATGTTTCAGCTGCAGAACAAGAAAAAGTGATACTACAATTTGGAAAAATTGGGAAGGACATATTCACCATGGATTACCGATATCCCCTGTCAGCTTTCCAAGCCTTTGCAATATGCTTGAGCAGCTTTGACACAAAACCAGCTTGTGAATGA
- the LOC114385036 gene encoding uncharacterized protein LOC114385036: protein MSWRTLASTSRHTFKRLNAILRSPSTTFPSSRASPSLFHHAPFSTTTLRSPQPTNALIDPKLLSPHNDADDDETTNEFLSRFVWIMRKKVNEAYPDSDKPAVDGMLFAIVERFVSEMEKGGIETMSSFRSADFSEDLWRTVWEVSNLVLEDMDKEIKKEKMKGFLQCEEVKEMCRFAGEVGIRGDLLRELRFKWAREKLEEHEFYEGLERLRKETQSEGNAIDVPKEEKEKVVVGLPKRRGKIRYKIYGLDLSDPKWAQVADRIHEAEQVFWPQEPKPITGKAKIVTTKILLSKEEEEEEEDGLQSLLAEWVELVQPSRVEWMDLLDKLKEHNPGLYFKVAEMVLTEDSFQTHVSDYSRLIDIYAKENRFDDVERMLKKLNENGLQVDASIASTLVLMYCKRGDLAHAKEAFEVLTSLGFQPDAHVYNSMITALVNNGQPKLGEKLMRDMDDRHIPITKDIYMALLRSFSQLGDAVGAERISNTMQFAGIQQGMDMETSTLLIEASALAVPCNPDQARSHFDYMIKLGHKPDDRCTASMISAYEKKNYLDNALNLLLELEKDGFEPGVATYSVLVDWLGKLQLVDEAEQLLGKIALLGEAPPFKLQVSLCDMYARAGNEKKALQSLGVLEARKDELGQAEFERILSGLIDGGFQKDAQRISQIMEAQGFDASRVKFKLSKPVSRAPSFR from the exons ATGAGCTGGAGAACCCTAGCTTCCACTTCAAGACACACTTTCAAGAGACTCAATGCAATCCTACGATCTCCTTCCACCACCTTCCCTTCTTCACGTGCCTCTCCCTCCCTCTTCCACCACGCGCCGTTCTCCACCACCACCCTCCGTTCCCCCCAACCCACCAACGCCCTCATCGACCCTAAACTCCTCTCTCCGCATAACGACGCCGACGACGACGAAACCACGAACGAGTTCCTCTCCCGATTCGTATGGATAATGCGTAAGAAGGTGAATGAAGCGTACCCTGACTCCGACAAGCCCGCTGTCGACGGCATGCTCTTCGCCATCGTCGAGAGGTTCGTTTCCGAAATGGAAAAGGGCGGCATCGAAACGATGTCGTCGTTTCGTTCGGCTGATTTCAGCGAGGATTTGTGGAGAACGGTGTGGGAGGTGAGCAATTTGGTGCTGGAGGACATGGACAAGgagataaaaaaagagaaaatgaagggCTTCTTGCAGTGTGAAGAAGTCAAGGAGATGTGCAGATTCGCCGGAGAAGTCGGCATTCGCGGCGATTTGCTCAGGGAACTTAGGTTTAAGTGGGCGCGTGAGAAGTTGGAGGAGCATGAATTCTATGAGGGTTTGGAGAGATTGAGGAAAGAGACACAAAGTGAGGGCAATGCAATTGATGTTCCtaaggaggagaaggagaaggttGTTGTTGGACTTCCCAAGAGGAGAGGGAAGATAAGGTACAAGATTTACGGGCTCGATCTCTCGGATCCCAAGTGGGCACAAGTTGCTGATAGGATCCATGAGGCAGAGCAGGTGTTTTGGCCGCAGGAGCCAAAACCGATCACTGGGAAAGCGAAAATTGTTACCACGAAGATTCTGTTgtcgaaggaggaggaggaggaggaggaggatggTTTGCAAAGCCTGTTGGCTGAGTGGGTGGAGCTTGTGCAACCTAGCAGGGTGGAATGGATGGATTTGCTCGACAAATTAAAAGAGCATAATCCTGGTTTGTACTTTAAG GTGGCTGAAATGGTATTGACTGAAGATTCTTTCCAAACACATGTATCTGACTACTCTAGGCTTATTGATATCTATGCTAAAGAGAATCGCTTTGATGATGTTGAGAGAATGTTAAAGAAGCTGAATGAAAATGGTCTACAAGTAGATGCTTCAATAGCCAGTACTTTGGTCCTCATGTACTGCAAGAGAGGTGATCTTGCCCATGCAAAAGAAGCATTTGAAGTCTTGACGAGCCTGGGCTTCCAACCAGACGCACATGTCTACAACTCAATGATCACAGCCTTGGTGAATAATGGCCAGCCTAAGTTGGGTGAGAAATTGATGAGGGACATGGATGATAGACATATTCCAATCACAAAGGACATATACATGGCATTGCTCCGTTCTTTTTCTCAACTTGGTGATGCTGTAGGAGCTGAACGAATTTCAAACACTATGCAATTTGCAGGAATCCAGCAGGGTATGGATATGGAGACATCCACCCTGCTTATTGAGGCAAGTGCACTTGCTGTTCCTTGTAACCCTGATCAGGCAAGAAGCCATTTTGACTACATGATAAAATTGGGGCATAAGCCTGATGATAGGTGCACCGCTAGCATGATTTCAGCTTATGAGAAGAAAAACTACTTGGACAATGCTTTAAATCTTCTATTGGAATTAGAGAAGGATGGGTTTGAGCCTGGGGTTGCCACTTATTCTGTTCTTGTGGACTGGTTGGGTAAGTTGCAGCTTGTTGACGAGGCAGAGCAGCTTTTAGGCAAAATAGCTCTGCTGGGCGAGGCTCCTCCCTTTAAGCTTCAAGTGAGTCTTTGTGATATGTATGCAAGGGCTGGAAATGAGAAAAAGGCCCTTCAAAGCCTAGGTGTTCTGGAAGCTAGGAAGGATGAATTAGGTCAAGCTGAGTTTGAGAGAATTTTAAGTGGCCTTATTGATGGTGGGTTTCAGAAGGATGCACAAAGAATAAGTCAGATCATGGAGGCACAGGGTTTTGATGCATCAAGGGTTAAgtttaaactttcaaaacctgTCTCAAGAGCACCGAGTTTTAGATGA
- the LOC114384710 gene encoding tubby-like F-box protein 5 isoform X1 has protein sequence MPFRSIVRELKEIGEGISNMYRRGGEAKHVHRHGKSHIAPECSLPPPPPPPPSSSSQSRWANLPPELLLDIIQRLEASETSWPARRALVACASVCRLWREITKDVIKTPEQCGLLTFPISLKQPGPRDSPIQCFIRRERMTSTYCLYLGLSPALSGDMSKLLLAAKKIRRATCTEFIISLVADDFSRACDTYVGKLRSNFLGTKFTILDGEPPHDSSLPLNCKLQQRVHLKQVLPNKVSAANYKVATVSYELNVLRTRGPRRMRCMMHLIPISAIQEGGNAPTPLKFTNYLNDYASTTIPDTKGKKPEVVEFDSTGTDNTPESIQRAREPLILKNKAPRWHEQLQCWCLNFKGRVTVASVKNFQLVAAAEPCQNVSAAEQEKVILQFGKIGKDIFTMDYRYPLSAFQAFAICLSSFDTKPACE, from the exons ATGCCATTCAGGAGCATTGTGCGTGAGCTCAAGGAGATTGGAGAGGGCATTAGCAACATGTATAGAAGAGGAGGAGAAGCCAAGCATGTGCATCGCCATGGAAAATCTCACATTGCACCAGAATGTTccttaccaccaccaccaccaccaccaccatcatcatcatcacagaGCCGGTGGGCTAATTTGCCACCTGAGTTGCTATTGGACATAATTCAAAGGTTGGAAGCCAGTGAAACTTCTTGGCCTGCACGTAGAGCACTTGTGGCATGTGCCTCAGTTTGTAGGTTGTGGAGAGAGATAACAAAGGATGTGATCAAGACACCAGAACAGTGTGGTTTGCTAACTTTCCCCATATCACTGAAGCAG CCTGGTCCAAGAGACTCTCCAATCCAGTGTTTTATTAGGAGAGAAAGAATGACTTCAACATATTGTTTATATCTCGGTCTGAGCCCTG CTCTTTCTGGTGATATGAGCAAACTGTTACTGGCAGCAAAGAAGATTAGACGGGCAACATGTACAGAATTTATAATATCATTGGTTGCCGATGATTTCTCTCGGGCTTGCGACACTTATGTTGGAAAGCTGAG GTCTAATTTTCTGGGCACCAAGTTTACAATCTTGGATGGGGAGCCCCCGCATGATTCTTCACTTCCACTGAATTGCAAGTTGCAGCAAAGAGTCCATCTGAAGCAGGTACTTCCTAATAAGGTTTCTGCTGCTAACTACAAAGTGGCCACAGTATCTTATGAACTCAATGTCCTCCGAACAAGAGGTCCAAGGCGAATGCGGTGTATGATGCACTTAATCCCCATATCTGcaatccaagaaggagggaatgccCCTACTCCTTTGAAGTTTACCAATTATCTTAATGATTACGCATCTACCACCATCCCAGACACAAAAGGAAAGAAACCAGAAGTTGTTGAGTTTGACTCAACTGGCACTGATAATACTCCAGAATCAATCCAGAGGGCAAGGGAaccattgattttgaaaaacaaagctCCTAGATGGCACGAACAACTGCAATGTTGGTGCTTGAATTTCAAGGGAAGGGTTACAGTGGCCTCTGTGAAGAACTTCCAGCTTGTAGCAGCTGCTGAACCATGCCAAAATGTTTCAGCTGCAGAACAAGAAAAAGTGATACTACAATTTGGAAAAATTGGGAAGGACATATTCACCATGGATTACCGATATCCCCTGTCAGCTTTCCAAGCCTTTGCAATATGCTTGAGCAGCTTTGACACAAAACCAGCTTGTGAATGA
- the LOC114383655 gene encoding uncharacterized protein LOC114383655 codes for MGSLMAGWDSTHIDPQSATLKRNRSLTKDEIDAYWKSKKKIDEEHLRAISNLSETIQASKSTEPEKKLQKSMTMPVTRARDYLNMGIDTSLEHLIKKNGWWTKSSWAFLNEPPVTEAASNKYKSQFHVTSMGSSIKI; via the exons ATGGGTTCCCTTATGGCAGGATGGGACTCTACCCACATAGATCCTCAATCAG CCACACTTAAAAGGAACCGCTCACTCACCAAGGATGAAATTGATGCTTActggaaatcaaagaagaagaTAGACGAAGAACACCTTAGAGCTATTTCCAACTTGTCAGAGACTATTCAG GCTAGCAAAAGCACAGAACCTGAGAAGAAGTTGCAGAAGTCAATGACCATGCCTGTGACCCGTGCACGGGACTACTTAAATATGGGCATAGACACAAGTTTGGAGCATCTTATTAAGAAAAATGGCtg GTGGACCAAGAGTAGCTGGGCATTTCTGAATGAGCCTCCAGTGACTGAAGCTGCGTCCAATAAGTACAAATCGCAGTTTCACGTTACAAGCATGGGATCATCGATCAAAATTTAA
- the LOC114384708 gene encoding proteoglycan 4-like, with product MAQRSKSFRFRIPWLSVPSESFARRTRERPKSPPHSDTSVPIHRPSKPSVIAPSELSPLSPTKTEEAPRAEPQKESPPHPTPPPSTSESIESPVKVQPKPKPLSPQPPLRPSSHADSPSQVHVAPSSPKTHLASDNGAMKVPKLVAEETTPPASSSSEQEKEKMVLSEAKPQEDELKVESPLRTITKSPETSFQPERMLTHPAGIEQQVSSVRSSSPVSKTEPATHSSSPLASKDIKTEETTPQEEKEKMAVIVPQEEKTKIKSPLKTIPKSPKTSSQPENLSTQPTRIEQRSTTPKNKSLQPEEKEKVVQETTKARGKGKDTTIGQPSEQHTMASASGTTLSSTTTTQTKDSFAKAFRGDKKHHGARETVQRKIMFATTNPIGKDTRVVSSTDEGGTKNVSSSSISPEKTASSSGEKAPPLQKGIKDDITKFVHKLTASVHPTQHMDDKQFSVITLAGDNRGATMHLGSESAKKEGSVHIHRAYKSDPEDTNEVTTDGEENTNEEDEEVGMAYVNSNIQSINNSLMFHGSITERDPGVQVTLPQKPAEPIKPDDKPNPGLETQRTQFNINRAEKSTYQPTVGRSIRGPFLEPNDKPRRHGCNFSCDKDIEDIEIL from the coding sequence ATGGCACAAAGAAGCAAGTCATTTCGTTTTAGGATCCCATGGCTATCAGTACCATCTGAATCATTCGCTCGTCGTACAAGAGAAAGACCAAAATCCCCTCCCCACTCAGACACAAGTGTGCCTATTCATAGACCATCTAAGCCTTCTGTGATAGCCCCTTCAGAGTTATCTCCTCTTAGTCCCACGAAAACTGAGGAAGCCCCAAGAGCTGAACCTCAAAAAGAGTCACCACCCCATCCAACACCTCCACCATCAACTTCAGAGAGCATTGAGTCCCCAGTGAAGGTTCAACCTAAGCCAAAACCTCTTTCTCCACAGCCTCCACTTCGACCTTCATCTCATGCAGACTCTCCATCTCAGGTTCATGTTGCACCCTCATCCCCCAAAACTCATTTGGCCTCAGATAATGGAGCCATGAAGGTGCCAAAGCTTGTTGCTGAAGAAACCACTCCTCCTGCATCATCTTCCTCTGagcaagaaaaggaaaagatggTCTTGTCTGAGGCAAAACCCCAAGAAGATGAGCTGAAGGTAGAATCACCATTGAGAACAATCACCAAGTCACCAGAAACATCTTTTCAACCCGAGAGGATGTTGACACATCCTGCAGGCATTGAACAACAAGTTTCTTCTGTGCGCTCTTCATCCCCAGTTTCAAAAACTGAACCAGCCACTCATTCATCGTCTCCTTTGGCCTCAAAGGACATCAAAACCGAAGAAACCACTCctcaagaagaaaaagagaagatggCAGTGATAGTTccacaagaagaaaaaacaaagataaagtcACCTTTGAAAACCATCCCCAAGTCACCGAAGACCTCTTCTCAACCTGAGAATCTGTCCACACAGCCTACAAGAATTGAGCAAAGATCAACAACACCAAAAAACAAGTCCCTTCAACCTGAAGAAAAGGAGAAAGTGGTGCAGGAAACCACCAAGGCACGAGGAAAAGGCAAAGACACAACCATAGGACAACCAAGTGAACAACACACCATGGCATCTGCCTCAGGAACAACattatcatcaacaaccacaacaCAGACTAAAGATTCATTCGCCAAGGCATTTCGTGGAGATAAGAAGCATCATGGAGCACGAGAAACTGTGCAGAGAAAAATAATGTTTGCCACAACCAACCCCATTGGGAAGGACACAAGAGTTGTGAGCTCAACAGATGAAGGAGGCACAAAGAATGTGTCAAGCTCAAGCATATCACCTGAAAAAACTGCTTCATCCAGTGGTGAAAAGGCTCCTCCACTACAAAAAGGCATCAAAGATGATATCACAAAGTTTGTTCACAAACTAACAGCCTCTGTGCACCCTACACAACACATGGATGACAAACAGTTTAGTGTCATAACTTTGGCTGGTGACAATAGAGGAGCCACAATGCACTTAGGTTCTGAGTCAGCTAAGAAAGAGGGTTCAGTTCACATACACCGAGCCTACAAGAGTGATCCTGAAGATACCAATGAGGTGACCACTGATGGAGAAGAAAACACtaatgaagaagatgaagaggtgGGAATGGCATATGTCAACAGCAACATACAAAGTATTAATAACTCACTCATGTTTCATGGTTCAATCACTGAAAGAGACCCTGGTGTTCAAGTGACTCTTCCTCAAAAGCCTGCTGAACCCATCAAGCCCGATGATAAGCCCAATCCCGGCTTGGAAACTCAGAGGACTCAGTTCAACATCAACCGGGCTGAGAAGTCAACATACCAGCCCACGGTTGGAAGAAGCATCAGAGGCCCTTTCCTTGAACCAAATGACAAACCTCGCCGTCACGGTTGCAACTTCAGCTGTGACAAGGATATAGAGGACATTGAGATTCTGTGA